Proteins encoded by one window of Pristiophorus japonicus isolate sPriJap1 chromosome 17, sPriJap1.hap1, whole genome shotgun sequence:
- the LOC139228025 gene encoding interleukin-20-like translates to MKGFGAFFCLALSVNIFQPHPAETTRLQFGQCSLMVNLQEIRDYFSEIKQIIQAEDAITDIRLLTESVFHGIQAEESCCFLRHMLRFYVETVFKHHTPSSSFIERRTSSLANSFLSIKRNLRQCNAQLKCQCGEESKVKIGEIQNAFENLDLNAAAVKAIGEVDFLIHWMAQSHQN, encoded by the exons ATGAAAGGATTCGGTGCCTTTTTCTGCCTGGCTCTTTCAGTTAACATCTTTCAGCCTCACCCTGCTGAAACCACAAGGCTGCAGTTCGGGCAATGCTCCCTAATGGTGAACTTACAAGAAATCAGAGATTACTTCTCAGAAATCAAGCAGATTATA CAAGCGGAAGATGCCATCACTGACATCAGGCTCCTGACTGAATCTGTATTTCATGGCATTCAG GCAGAGGAGAGCTGCTGTTTTCTGCGCCACATGTTGAGATTCTACGTGGAGACTGTCTTCAAACACCACACCCCATCCAGCTCCTTCATCGAGAGGAGGACCAGTAGCTTGGCCAACTCTTTCCTCAGCATCAAGCGAAATCTGCGGCAATGT AATGCACAGCTGAAGTGCCAATGTGGAGAAGAATCCAAAGTCAAGATTGGGGAGATTCAGAATGCCTTTGAAAAT TTGGATCTTAACGCCGCTGCTGTTAAAGCCATTGGTGAAGTGGATTTTCTCATCCATTGGATGGCACAGTCTCACCAGAACTGA